The following coding sequences are from one Musa acuminata AAA Group cultivar baxijiao chromosome BXJ1-6, Cavendish_Baxijiao_AAA, whole genome shotgun sequence window:
- the LOC135676443 gene encoding ultraviolet-B receptor UVR8-like, translating into MAEEGSGAEAAAPDREVLLISAGASHSVALLSGSDICSWGRGEDGQLGHGDAEDRLLPTLLSALDSRSIVSVTCGADHTTAYSESDEQVYSWGWGDFGRLGHGNSSDVFTPQPIKALQRLKIKQIACGDSHCLAVTMNGEVQSWGRNQNGQLGLGTTDDSLVPQKIQAFQGICVKMIAAGAEHTAAVTEDGDLYGWGWGRYGNLGLGDRNDRLTPEKVTSIKGENMVLVACGWRHTIAVSSSGNLYTYGWSKYGQLGHGDFEDHLSPHLLEALKESCISQISGGWRHTMALTSDGRLYGWGWNKFGQLGVGDNDDHCSPVQVKLPEEQKVKQISCGWRHTLALTERGNVFSWGRGTSGQLGHGDILDRNTPKMIEVISKDGLGCKQIESSKVAPSSGKIWVSPSERYAIVPDETAAKPSTRGNGNDTSVPETDVKRMRV; encoded by the exons ATGGCGGAGGAAGGGAGCGGAGCAGAGGCCGCCGCGCCGGATCGCGAGGTCCTCCTCATCTCTGCCGGCGCCAGCCACTCCGTTGCGCTGCTCT CTGGCAGTGATATCTGCTCCTGGGGAAGGGGTGAAGATGGGCAGTTGGGCCATGGAGATGCTGAAGACAGACTTCTTCCGACGTTACTAAGTGCATTGGACAGCCGAAGCATTGTTTCTGTTACTTGTGGAGCTGACCATACAACAGCTTATTCTGAATCAGACGAGCAAGTGTATAGTTGGGGATG GGGTGACTTTGGAAGGCTAGGCCATGGAAACTCTAGTGATGTGTTCACTCCGCAGCCAATCAAGGCGCTGCAGCGCTTGAAGATTAAACAAATTGCTTGTGGGGATAGCCATTGCTTGGCTGTGACTATGAATGGGGAAGTGCAAAG TTGGGGACGTAATCAAAATGGACAACTAGGTCTTGGCACAACAGATGACTCTCTtgtaccacaaaagattcaagctTTTCAG GGAATTTGTGTCAAAATGATTGCTGCGGGTGCTGAACATACTGCAGCAGTTACAGAAGATGGTGACCTCTATGGATGGGGCTGGGGTCGTTATGGTAATTTGGGCTTGGGTGACCGTAATGATCGCCTTACTCCAGAAAAGGTTACTTCCATCAAG GGGGAAAACATGGTTCTTGTTGCATGTGGATGGCGTCACACTATCGCTGTCTCCTCCTCTGGGAATCTGTACACCTACGGGTGGAGCAAATATGGTCAACTAGGACATGGAGATTTTGAGGATCACCTCAGTCCACATTTGTTGGAAGCACTTAAAGAAAGCTGTATATCTCAG ATTTCAGGTGGTTGGAGACATACTATGGCACTCACGTCTGATGGAAGACTATATGGTTGGGGATGGAATAAG TTTGGACAACTTGGTGTTGGTGATAATGATGATCACTGCTCTCCTGTACAAGTTAAACTTCCAGAGGAACAG AAAGTGAAGCAAATCTCCTGTGGATGGAGGCACACCCTTGCCCTTACAGAAAGAGGAAATGTTTTCTCTTGGGGCAGAGGCACAAGTGGGCAGCTTGGCCACGGGGATATTCTTGACCG GAATACTCCCAAGATGATAGAGGTAATAAGCAAGGATGGACTAGGTTGCAAGCAGATAGAATCCTCCAAAGTGGCACCTTCATCAG GCAAAATCTGGGTTTCACCATCTGAAAGATATGCCATTGTTCCTGATGAGACT GCTGCAAAGCCTTCAACGAGGGGCAACGGGAACGACACGAGTGTACCCGAGACTGATGTCAAGCGGATGCGAGTCTAG
- the LOC135676444 gene encoding aldehyde dehydrogenase family 3 member H1-like isoform X2 yields the protein MKPRKVPTSITTFPSSAKIVPEPFGVVLVISAWNFPFLLSIDPVIGAIAAGNTVVLKPSEVATATSLFLAKNLPQYVDNSCIRVVEGSIPEASALLEQKWDKIFYTGSARVGRIVMAAAVKHLTPLVLELGGKCPVLVDSNVDIKVVAKRIVVGKWGCNSGQACIAPDYIITTKTFAPKLVDALKITLEKFYGKNPLGSTDLSRIVNSSHFTRLKNLLDEEKVSGTIVHGGQEDEKHLKIAPTLLLDVPSDASIMKEEIFGPLLPIITVDDLEHSFDVINSKPKPLAAYLFTKDHKLEKKFVKTVSAGGMLINDAILQFTNPHLPFGGVGESGMGSYHGRFSFDAFSHKKAVLSRGFSGEIPMRYPPYTPLKQKVLRGLIAGNILPLLHALVVWPGHQKV from the exons ATGAAACCGCGGAAG GTTCCTACTTCTATTACAACTTTTCCATCATCTGCAAAAATTGTGCCGGAGCCCTTTGGTGTTGTACTTGTCATTTCGGCATGGAACTTTCCATTTT TGTTATCCATTGATCCAGTAATTGGAGCCATTGCAGCTGGGAATACTGTTGTTCTGAAGCCATCAGAAGTTGCAACAGCCACATCATTATTTCTTGCGAAAAATCTACCACAGTATGTAGATAACTCTTGTATAAGAGTAGTTGAGGGATCTATTCCTGAAGCATCGGCACTTCTGGAGCAAAAGTGGGATAAGATATTCTATACAG GCAGTGCAAGAGTAGGCCGTATCGTGATGGCTGCAGCAGTAAAGCATCTGACACCACTAGTCCTGGAACTTGGAGGAAAATGTCCTGTTCTTGTTGATTCAAATGTTGATATAAAA gttGTGGCAAAGAGAATTGTTGTAGGCAAGTGGGGGTGTAATAGTGGACAGGCTTGTATCGCTCCAGACTACATCATTACAACAAAAACATTTGCTCCAAAATTG GTGGATGCTCTAAAAATAACTTTGGAGAAATTTTACGGGAAGAATCCATTGGGATCTACAGATCTATCTCGTATCGTGAACTCTAGTCATTTCACACGCTTGAAAAATCTTTTGGATGAAGAAAAGGTTTCTGGCACAATTGTCCATGGAGGCCAAGAAGATGAAAAGCATTT AAAAATAGCTCCTACGCTCTTATTAGACGTTCCCAGTGATGCATCTATAATGAAGGAGGAAATATTTGGTCCCTTACTGCCAATTATAACG GTTGATGATTTGGAACACAGCTTTGATGTTATAAACTCAAAACCGAAGCCTCTTGCAGCTTATCTGTTCACCAAGGACcacaaattagaaaaaaaattcgTGAAGACTGTATCAGCAGGAGGAATGCTCATCAATGATGCGATCTTACAA TTTACAAATCCTCATTTGCCATTTGGTGGAGTAGGAGAGAGTGGAATGGGGTCCTACCATGGAAGATTCTCATTTGATGCATTTAGTCACAAAAAAGCTGTGCTAAGCCGAGGTTTCTCCGGGGAAATTCCTATGAGGTACCCTCCATATACACCACTGAAGCAGAAGGTTTTGAGGGGACTGATCGCCGGTAACATCCTGCCGCTGCTTCATGCTCTTGTTGTGTGGCCTGGGCATCAAAAAGTTTAA
- the LOC135676444 gene encoding aldehyde dehydrogenase family 3 member H1-like isoform X1 yields MGKGFDGARAAEVVAELRETFRSGRTRSLRWRAAQLKALARMIDENESDIAAALYHDLAKPPTESFLHEISLAKEACLFALKKLKRWMKPRKVPTSITTFPSSAKIVPEPFGVVLVISAWNFPFLLSIDPVIGAIAAGNTVVLKPSEVATATSLFLAKNLPQYVDNSCIRVVEGSIPEASALLEQKWDKIFYTGSARVGRIVMAAAVKHLTPLVLELGGKCPVLVDSNVDIKVVAKRIVVGKWGCNSGQACIAPDYIITTKTFAPKLVDALKITLEKFYGKNPLGSTDLSRIVNSSHFTRLKNLLDEEKVSGTIVHGGQEDEKHLKIAPTLLLDVPSDASIMKEEIFGPLLPIITVDDLEHSFDVINSKPKPLAAYLFTKDHKLEKKFVKTVSAGGMLINDAILQFTNPHLPFGGVGESGMGSYHGRFSFDAFSHKKAVLSRGFSGEIPMRYPPYTPLKQKVLRGLIAGNILPLLHALVVWPGHQKV; encoded by the exons ATGGGGAAAGGATTCGACGGCGCGAGGGCGGCGGAGGTGGTGGCGGAGCTGAGGGAGACCTTCCGGTCCGGGAGGACAAGGAGCTTGCGTTGGAGGGCAGCGCAGCTGAAGGCCCTCGCCAGGATGATCGATGAGAACGAGTCGGACATCGCCGCGGCGCTCTACCATGACCTCGCCAAGCCTCCTACGGAGTCTTTCCTTCACGAG ATTTCACTGGCAAAGGAAGCATGCCTGTTTGCTCTAAAGAAATTGAAACGCTGGATGAAACCGCGGAAG GTTCCTACTTCTATTACAACTTTTCCATCATCTGCAAAAATTGTGCCGGAGCCCTTTGGTGTTGTACTTGTCATTTCGGCATGGAACTTTCCATTTT TGTTATCCATTGATCCAGTAATTGGAGCCATTGCAGCTGGGAATACTGTTGTTCTGAAGCCATCAGAAGTTGCAACAGCCACATCATTATTTCTTGCGAAAAATCTACCACAGTATGTAGATAACTCTTGTATAAGAGTAGTTGAGGGATCTATTCCTGAAGCATCGGCACTTCTGGAGCAAAAGTGGGATAAGATATTCTATACAG GCAGTGCAAGAGTAGGCCGTATCGTGATGGCTGCAGCAGTAAAGCATCTGACACCACTAGTCCTGGAACTTGGAGGAAAATGTCCTGTTCTTGTTGATTCAAATGTTGATATAAAA gttGTGGCAAAGAGAATTGTTGTAGGCAAGTGGGGGTGTAATAGTGGACAGGCTTGTATCGCTCCAGACTACATCATTACAACAAAAACATTTGCTCCAAAATTG GTGGATGCTCTAAAAATAACTTTGGAGAAATTTTACGGGAAGAATCCATTGGGATCTACAGATCTATCTCGTATCGTGAACTCTAGTCATTTCACACGCTTGAAAAATCTTTTGGATGAAGAAAAGGTTTCTGGCACAATTGTCCATGGAGGCCAAGAAGATGAAAAGCATTT AAAAATAGCTCCTACGCTCTTATTAGACGTTCCCAGTGATGCATCTATAATGAAGGAGGAAATATTTGGTCCCTTACTGCCAATTATAACG GTTGATGATTTGGAACACAGCTTTGATGTTATAAACTCAAAACCGAAGCCTCTTGCAGCTTATCTGTTCACCAAGGACcacaaattagaaaaaaaattcgTGAAGACTGTATCAGCAGGAGGAATGCTCATCAATGATGCGATCTTACAA TTTACAAATCCTCATTTGCCATTTGGTGGAGTAGGAGAGAGTGGAATGGGGTCCTACCATGGAAGATTCTCATTTGATGCATTTAGTCACAAAAAAGCTGTGCTAAGCCGAGGTTTCTCCGGGGAAATTCCTATGAGGTACCCTCCATATACACCACTGAAGCAGAAGGTTTTGAGGGGACTGATCGCCGGTAACATCCTGCCGCTGCTTCATGCTCTTGTTGTGTGGCCTGGGCATCAAAAAGTTTAA